A genomic stretch from Shewanella woodyi ATCC 51908 includes:
- a CDS encoding DNA translocase FtsK, producing MSKGNSVKTLTGVQRLLEGGLIICCMLATYVLLALSSFHSSDPGWSQSNFEGEILNLTGAVGAWCADVLFYFFGYTAYLIPIIMALTGWLLFKRTHKLLEIDYFSVGLRLIGFLLMVFSLAALASMNANDIYEFSAGGVSGDVIRDAMLPYFNKLGTTLLLLCFVGAGFTLLTGISWLTIVDLTGYYTIYLFNALRGLPARFDSRAEETEDTRGFMSVFDKFKEKRNQHREGDVDNEEEFEEPEKPSSRFNLLDAMRKEPKDEGRVEPRTEPKFDHQESENSSAPADMPELEPSLSIDNTEHEEIDFDTRTSTGAVTAAQRQKVEEAKIVDGIVILPGQEEEEAKLPITPLPCISLLDVPNRQDNPISREELDQVAALVEVKLADFNIVAKVMGVFPGPVVTRFELELAPGVKASKITNLSKDLARSLLAESVRVVEVIPGKAYVGLELPNKFRETVFMRDVLDSEAFSESKSHLSMVLGQDIAGQPVVVDLGKMPHLLVAGTTGSGKSVGVNVMITSLLYKSGPDDVRFIMIDPKMLELSVYEGIPHLLCEVVTDMKEAANSLRWCVGEMERRYKLMSALGVRNLKGYNAKIKEAKESGQPIFDPLWKSSDSMEPEAPELDKLPSIVVIVDEFADMMMIVGKKVEELIARIAQKARAAGIHLILATQRPSVDVITGLIKANIPTRMAFQVSSRIDSRTILDQQGAETLLGMGDMLYLPPGTSVPNRVHGAFIDDHEVHAVVADWHRRGKPQYIDEILQGSTEGEQVLLPGEASESEDDTDALYDEAVAFVTETRRGSISSVQRKFKIGYNRAARIIEQMESQGVVSSQGHNGNREVLAPPPPKIY from the coding sequence TTGTCTAAGGGAAATAGTGTCAAAACGCTCACTGGCGTGCAGCGCCTTCTGGAAGGAGGCCTCATTATATGTTGCATGTTAGCAACTTACGTACTCCTAGCCTTAAGTAGCTTTCATTCTTCAGACCCAGGTTGGAGTCAGTCAAATTTCGAAGGTGAGATCTTAAACCTCACCGGAGCCGTCGGTGCTTGGTGTGCGGATGTGTTGTTCTATTTTTTTGGTTATACCGCTTATCTCATTCCTATCATTATGGCACTAACAGGGTGGTTACTGTTTAAACGCACACATAAGTTGTTGGAAATTGATTACTTTTCAGTTGGACTACGTCTAATAGGCTTCCTGCTTATGGTATTTAGTTTAGCGGCGCTGGCCAGTATGAATGCCAATGATATCTATGAGTTCTCGGCCGGTGGTGTCTCTGGTGATGTGATCAGAGATGCAATGTTGCCTTATTTCAATAAGTTAGGTACTACTTTACTGCTACTTTGCTTCGTAGGGGCAGGCTTTACACTGCTAACGGGCATTAGTTGGCTCACAATAGTGGATTTAACTGGTTATTACACTATTTACCTCTTTAATGCTCTGCGAGGTCTGCCTGCTCGTTTTGACAGTCGAGCTGAAGAGACAGAAGATACTCGCGGCTTTATGTCTGTGTTTGATAAATTTAAAGAAAAGCGTAATCAGCATCGAGAAGGTGATGTCGATAATGAAGAGGAGTTCGAGGAGCCAGAAAAGCCCAGCTCTAGGTTTAACTTGCTTGACGCCATGCGTAAAGAACCTAAAGATGAGGGGCGCGTCGAACCAAGAACAGAACCAAAGTTTGATCATCAAGAGAGTGAAAATAGTTCAGCCCCAGCTGATATGCCTGAGCTTGAGCCATCATTGTCAATTGATAATACAGAGCATGAAGAGATTGATTTTGATACCAGAACATCGACAGGAGCTGTCACCGCGGCTCAGCGTCAGAAAGTCGAAGAAGCAAAGATTGTTGATGGGATTGTAATACTGCCAGGACAAGAGGAAGAGGAGGCGAAGCTGCCTATTACTCCTCTGCCTTGTATCTCGTTACTTGATGTCCCTAACAGACAAGATAACCCTATTAGTCGTGAAGAGCTAGATCAGGTCGCGGCGCTTGTTGAAGTTAAGCTGGCTGATTTTAATATTGTTGCTAAAGTCATGGGTGTTTTCCCAGGTCCCGTGGTCACTCGCTTTGAGCTTGAATTAGCGCCAGGGGTAAAAGCATCAAAAATCACGAATTTATCAAAAGATTTAGCCCGCTCTTTGCTTGCTGAAAGTGTACGAGTCGTTGAGGTGATCCCTGGTAAGGCTTATGTGGGCCTTGAGCTGCCAAACAAGTTCCGCGAAACGGTGTTCATGAGAGATGTGTTAGACAGTGAAGCCTTCTCAGAGAGTAAATCTCATTTAAGCATGGTACTGGGCCAAGATATTGCAGGTCAGCCTGTTGTGGTGGATCTCGGAAAGATGCCGCACCTCCTGGTTGCGGGTACAACAGGATCGGGTAAGTCTGTTGGGGTCAATGTGATGATCACCAGTCTGCTCTATAAATCAGGCCCCGATGATGTGCGCTTTATTATGATTGACCCAAAGATGCTCGAGCTTTCAGTTTATGAAGGGATCCCGCATCTTCTGTGTGAAGTTGTTACCGACATGAAAGAGGCGGCTAATTCATTGCGCTGGTGTGTTGGTGAGATGGAGCGTCGATATAAGCTTATGTCGGCACTGGGTGTGAGAAACCTTAAAGGCTACAACGCCAAGATAAAAGAGGCGAAGGAGTCTGGTCAGCCTATTTTTGATCCGCTTTGGAAATCATCTGATAGCATGGAGCCAGAAGCGCCTGAGTTAGATAAGCTACCTTCTATTGTGGTTATCGTCGATGAGTTCGCCGATATGATGATGATTGTAGGTAAGAAGGTTGAAGAACTCATCGCACGTATCGCACAAAAGGCTCGAGCTGCAGGTATTCATCTTATTCTCGCAACTCAGCGTCCTTCTGTTGATGTGATCACAGGCTTAATTAAAGCCAACATTCCAACGCGTATGGCGTTTCAGGTATCGAGTCGTATCGATTCCCGTACCATTTTAGATCAACAAGGTGCAGAAACCTTATTGGGTATGGGTGATATGCTTTATCTGCCACCTGGAACATCAGTGCCAAATCGTGTTCATGGTGCCTTTATTGACGATCATGAAGTGCATGCGGTTGTTGCTGATTGGCACCGCCGTGGTAAACCTCAATATATTGATGAAATTTTACAAGGCTCGACCGAAGGAGAGCAGGTGCTGTTGCCGGGAGAGGCCAGTGAATCTGAGGATGATACCGATGCTCTTTATGATGAAGCGGTTGCTTTTGTCACTGAAACACGCCGCGGCTCAATCTCCAGCGTACAGCGTAAATTTAAAATAGGTTATAACCGCGCAGCCCGAATTATTGAGCAGATGGAATCACAAGGTGTGGTGAGTTCACAAGGACATAACGGTAACCGTGAGGTGCTCGCGCCACCGCCACCTAAAATTTATTAA
- the lrp gene encoding leucine-responsive transcriptional regulator Lrp has product MVNNKKSPIKDLDRIDRNILNELQMDGRISNVELSKRVGLSPTPCLERVKRLEKQGYINGYTALVNPHFLGASLLVFVEITLNRDSSEVFDKFNRAVQLLDDIQECHLVSGDFDYLLKTRVSDMSAYRRLLGETLLKLPSVSDTRTYVVMEEVKQTNKVAINITAES; this is encoded by the coding sequence ATGGTTAATAATAAAAAGAGTCCAATAAAAGACTTAGATCGCATAGATCGAAACATACTTAATGAACTGCAGATGGATGGTCGCATTTCCAATGTGGAGCTATCGAAACGTGTAGGGCTTAGTCCCACTCCTTGCTTAGAGAGAGTTAAAAGACTCGAAAAGCAGGGGTATATCAACGGATATACGGCATTAGTAAACCCCCATTTTTTGGGTGCTTCTTTACTCGTATTCGTTGAAATTACGCTCAATCGTGATAGTTCGGAAGTGTTTGATAAGTTCAATCGTGCCGTACAGTTACTTGACGACATTCAAGAGTGTCATCTAGTTTCAGGCGATTTTGACTATCTGTTGAAGACGCGTGTATCAGACATGTCTGCATACCGACGTTTATTAGGTGAAACTTTACTTAAGTTGCCATCTGTTTCTGACACACGTACCTACGTGGTGATGGAAGAGGTCAAGCAAACTAATAAAGTTGCAATAAATATTACCGCTGAATCTTAG
- the ald gene encoding alanine dehydrogenase — protein MIIGVPKEIKNHEYRVGMVPSSVRELTIKGHKVFIETNAGSGIGFTDQDYIDVGASILATAAEVFATADMIVKVKEPQAVERAMLREDQLLFTYLHLAPDLPQTEDLVKSGSVCIAYETVTDDRGTLPLLAPMSEVAGRMSIQAGAMALEKSMGGRGMLLGGVPGVEPAKVVIIGGGMVGTNAAQMAVGLGADVVILDRSIDALRRLNAQFDNKVKAIYSTADAIEKHVLEADLVIGGVLVPGAAAPKLVTKEHIKSMKPGSAIVDVAIDQGGCIETSHATTHQDPTYIVDDVVHYCVANMPGAVARTSTFALNNATLPYIIKLADLGYRDALLNDKHLLNGLNVMHGKITCLEVAEALNFEFVDPKILLS, from the coding sequence ATGATAATTGGTGTACCTAAAGAAATCAAAAACCACGAGTATCGCGTTGGAATGGTCCCATCAAGCGTACGTGAATTAACCATTAAAGGTCATAAGGTCTTTATTGAAACTAATGCTGGTTCAGGAATTGGTTTTACAGATCAAGATTATATCGACGTTGGCGCATCTATTTTAGCCACTGCAGCTGAAGTGTTTGCAACAGCAGATATGATAGTTAAAGTTAAAGAGCCACAAGCTGTTGAACGTGCGATGTTACGTGAAGATCAGCTGCTATTTACCTACCTTCACCTTGCTCCTGACCTCCCTCAAACTGAAGACTTAGTCAAAAGTGGATCAGTTTGTATCGCTTATGAAACCGTCACCGATGACCGCGGTACATTACCACTTCTTGCTCCTATGTCAGAAGTTGCTGGCCGTATGTCTATTCAAGCTGGCGCCATGGCGCTTGAAAAGTCTATGGGCGGTCGCGGTATGCTACTTGGTGGTGTTCCTGGGGTTGAACCAGCTAAAGTCGTCATCATCGGCGGCGGCATGGTGGGAACCAATGCCGCGCAGATGGCTGTTGGTCTAGGTGCTGACGTTGTCATTTTAGATCGTAGCATCGACGCACTGCGCCGTTTGAATGCTCAGTTCGACAATAAGGTTAAAGCTATCTACTCTACTGCTGATGCTATTGAGAAGCATGTGTTAGAAGCTGATCTTGTGATCGGTGGCGTCCTAGTACCTGGTGCTGCAGCGCCAAAACTAGTGACTAAAGAGCACATTAAGAGCATGAAGCCTGGCTCTGCAATTGTTGATGTTGCTATTGACCAAGGTGGCTGTATCGAAACCTCTCATGCAACTACACACCAAGATCCAACCTATATTGTTGATGATGTAGTCCACTACTGTGTTGCTAACATGCCTGGCGCTGTTGCACGCACGTCAACATTTGCACTAAACAATGCAACACTTCCTTATATCATCAAACTTGCAGATCTTGGTTACAGAGATGCCCTTTTGAATGATAAACACCTATTAAACGGTCTTAATGTTATGCATGGTAAGATCACGTGCCTTGAAGTTGCAGAAGCGCTTAACTTTGAGTTCGTAGACCCAAAAATTTTACTTAGCTAA
- the trxB gene encoding thioredoxin-disulfide reductase: protein MSQARHCELLILGSGPAGYTAAVYAARANLKPVLITGIQQGGQLTTTTEVENWPGDAEDLTGPALMERMQKHAEKFETEIIFDHINEVDLQVRPFKLKGDNGEFTCDALIISTGASAMYLGLDSEEEFKGKGVSACATCDGFFYRNQKVAVIGGGNTAVEEALYLSNIASEVHLIHRRDSFRSEKILTKRLMDKVANGNITLHLDNTLDEVVGDQMGVTGLKMKSTKDGAIKDLEVMGVFVAIGHKPNTQMFEGQLEMNNGYIKVQSGLDGNATQASIEGVFAAGDVMDQHYRQAITSAGTGCMAALDAERYLDAKNS, encoded by the coding sequence ATGAGTCAAGCTAGACACTGTGAACTACTAATATTGGGCTCAGGCCCAGCAGGCTATACGGCAGCGGTATACGCAGCTCGTGCTAATCTAAAACCTGTTTTGATCACAGGCATTCAGCAAGGTGGTCAATTGACCACAACAACTGAAGTTGAAAACTGGCCAGGTGATGCTGAAGACTTAACCGGTCCAGCATTAATGGAGCGTATGCAGAAGCACGCGGAGAAGTTTGAAACTGAAATTATTTTCGATCACATCAATGAAGTCGATCTTCAGGTTCGCCCTTTTAAACTTAAGGGTGATAACGGTGAGTTCACCTGTGATGCTTTAATCATCTCAACAGGCGCTTCAGCCATGTACCTTGGTCTTGACTCTGAAGAGGAGTTTAAAGGTAAAGGGGTTTCAGCTTGTGCAACTTGTGATGGTTTCTTCTACCGTAATCAAAAAGTAGCCGTCATTGGCGGTGGTAACACAGCGGTTGAAGAAGCACTTTACTTAAGTAACATCGCTTCTGAAGTTCATTTGATACATCGTCGTGATTCTTTCCGTAGCGAAAAAATCTTAACTAAACGTCTTATGGACAAGGTTGCCAATGGCAATATCACTCTTCACTTAGACAACACCTTAGATGAAGTTGTTGGTGATCAAATGGGTGTTACTGGTCTTAAGATGAAAAGCACTAAAGATGGTGCGATTAAAGATCTTGAGGTTATGGGAGTATTTGTGGCTATCGGTCATAAACCAAACACCCAGATGTTTGAAGGCCAGTTAGAGATGAACAATGGCTATATTAAGGTGCAAAGCGGCCTTGATGGCAACGCAACCCAAGCAAGCATTGAAGGTGTTTTTGCTGCTGGTGATGTGATGGATCAACACTACCGTCAAGCCATTACCTCTGCCGGTACTGGTTGTATGGCAGCATTAGATGCTGAGCGTTACTTAGATGCTAAAAACAGCTAA
- a CDS encoding NnrU family protein, giving the protein MWMLLVGLLLWSLVHFIPSATPSLKQSWIAKTSDKGYMLSFSILIISSLCLIVFGWRAAPIEFVYTLPQSTKPIAVVLMLIASMLFAAAKQKTNIKRVIRHPQLTSVLVWSIAHLILNGDSRSLILFGGMCLWSLWQIYFINKREGAWSKPEPVSWRNEIKVLLVGGVIFVILALIHPYLSGVAIV; this is encoded by the coding sequence ATGTGGATGTTACTGGTAGGTTTGTTACTGTGGTCACTTGTGCACTTTATTCCCTCTGCCACACCTTCTTTAAAGCAGAGTTGGATAGCGAAAACTAGCGATAAAGGTTACATGCTCTCTTTTTCTATTTTAATCATCTCATCACTTTGTTTGATTGTTTTTGGTTGGAGAGCGGCGCCGATTGAGTTTGTCTACACACTCCCTCAAAGCACAAAACCAATTGCTGTGGTTTTGATGTTGATCGCATCAATGTTATTTGCTGCTGCAAAACAGAAAACGAATATCAAAAGAGTCATTAGGCATCCCCAACTGACCAGTGTATTAGTTTGGTCAATCGCCCATTTGATATTAAATGGTGATAGTCGCTCACTCATCTTATTTGGTGGTATGTGTCTATGGTCACTCTGGCAGATCTATTTTATCAACAAAAGAGAGGGGGCTTGGTCTAAACCTGAGCCTGTTTCATGGCGCAATGAGATAAAAGTGCTATTGGTGGGGGGAGTTATATTTGTGATTTTAGCCCTGATCCATCCATATCTTTCTGGTGTGGCTATAGTCTAA
- the rplT gene encoding 50S ribosomal protein L20: MPRVKRGVTARARHKKVLKLAKGYYGARSRTYRVAVQAVTKAGQYAYRDRRQKKRQFRQLWIARINAASRQNGLSYSRFINGLKKASIEIDRKILADIAVFDKVVFTTLVEKAKEALAK; this comes from the coding sequence ATGCCTAGAGTTAAGCGTGGTGTAACCGCTCGTGCTCGTCACAAGAAAGTACTTAAATTAGCCAAAGGTTATTACGGAGCTCGCTCACGTACTTACCGCGTTGCAGTTCAGGCTGTAACTAAAGCTGGTCAATATGCTTACCGTGACCGTCGTCAGAAGAAACGTCAATTCCGTCAACTTTGGATTGCACGTATCAATGCGGCTTCTCGTCAAAATGGTCTGTCTTACAGCCGTTTCATTAATGGTTTGAAAAAAGCCTCTATTGAAATCGATCGTAAGATCCTGGCTGACATCGCTGTTTTTGATAAAGTTGTATTTACAACTTTAGTTGAGAAAGCAAAAGAAGCTTTAGCTAAGTAA
- the rpmI gene encoding 50S ribosomal protein L35, producing MPKMKTDKGVAKRFKKTANGFKRKQAHLRHILTKKSTKRKRHLRAKCLVAKSDVPAIARQLPYA from the coding sequence ATGCCTAAAATGAAAACAGACAAGGGTGTAGCGAAGCGTTTTAAGAAAACCGCCAATGGTTTCAAGCGTAAGCAAGCCCATTTACGTCACATTTTGACCAAGAAGAGCACTAAGCGTAAACGTCACTTACGTGCAAAATGTTTAGTAGCTAAGTCTGATGTGCCAGCAATTGCACGTCAACTACCATACGCTTAA
- the infC gene encoding translation initiation factor IF-3: MKIKKTAGRQAAPNRINELITGISEVRLNGLDGEPLGLMTIREAQELADEAGVDLVEISPNAEPPVCRIMDYGKFLFDKAKSQKEQKKKQKIVQVKEIKFRPGTDENDYQVKLRNLNRFLDDGDKAKVTLRFRGREMAHQSLGMNLLNRIKDDLAEIAVVESFPKMEGRQAVMVLAPKKK, encoded by the coding sequence ATAAAGATCAAAAAAACAGCAGGGCGCCAGGCGGCCCCGAACAGAATTAACGAACTCATCACCGGAATTTCAGAAGTACGTCTAAATGGTTTAGATGGTGAGCCTCTAGGGTTAATGACAATCAGAGAAGCACAAGAACTAGCTGATGAAGCCGGTGTGGATCTTGTTGAAATTAGTCCTAACGCTGAGCCGCCGGTTTGCCGTATAATGGACTACGGAAAGTTTCTTTTTGATAAAGCAAAATCTCAAAAAGAACAAAAGAAGAAGCAGAAAATTGTACAGGTGAAGGAAATAAAATTCCGTCCCGGTACAGATGAAAACGATTATCAGGTAAAACTACGCAACCTGAATCGTTTTCTAGATGACGGCGACAAAGCGAAAGTTACGCTGCGTTTCCGTGGTCGTGAGATGGCTCACCAAAGTCTTGGTATGAATCTTTTGAATCGTATTAAAGATGATTTGGCTGAGATAGCAGTAGTTGAGTCCTTCCCGAAAATGGAAGGTCGCCAAGCTGTGATGGTACTCGCGCCGAAAAAGAAATAG
- the thrS gene encoding threonine--tRNA ligase → MPVITLPDGSKREFATPVSTLDVAADIGPGLAKACIAGRVNGELKDACDIIDTDSELSIITAKDEEGVEILRHSCAHLLGHAFKQLWPEAKMAIGPVIDNGFYYDIDLDHKLTQEDIDALEKRMVQLAKTNYIVEKRVGSWQVARDTFEARGETYKMEILDENISKDDQPALYHHEEYVDMCRGPHVPNMKFCQHFKLMSVAGAYWRGNSDNKMLQRVYGTAWADKKALKVHLNRLEEAAKRDHRKIGKQLDLYHMQEEAPGMVFWHNDGWSLFLELEKFIRQKLGQYTYQEVKGPLMMDRVLWERSGHWDKYSEAMFTTNSENREYAIKPMNCPGHVQIFNQGLKSYRDLPLRMAEFGCCHRNEPSGSLHGLMRVRGFTQDDAHVFCTEDQVQQEVSACIKMVYDTYETFGFKDIVVKLSTRPEKRIGDDDMWDRAEEALKQALTANDIAYEILPGEGAFYGPKIEFTLHDCLDRAWQCGTVQLDYALPGRLGATYVAEDNSRQTPVMIHRAILGSLERFLGILIEEYAGKFPTWLAPMQAVVMNITDKQSDYVDEVVNILKENGIRASKDLRNEKIGFKIREHTLRRVPYLLVVGDQEMENKEVAVRTRDGVDLGKIQISEFASKIKEQISLRSLNLLEE, encoded by the coding sequence ATGCCTGTTATTACACTTCCTGATGGAAGCAAACGTGAGTTTGCTACCCCTGTTTCTACTTTAGATGTTGCTGCTGATATCGGACCTGGCCTCGCGAAAGCGTGTATTGCCGGTCGAGTTAATGGCGAGCTGAAAGATGCTTGCGATATCATAGACACAGATTCAGAGTTATCTATCATCACAGCAAAAGATGAAGAGGGTGTTGAGATCCTTCGTCACTCATGTGCTCATCTATTAGGCCATGCATTCAAGCAGTTATGGCCGGAAGCGAAAATGGCAATTGGTCCAGTAATCGATAATGGCTTCTATTATGATATCGATCTTGACCACAAGCTGACCCAGGAAGATATCGATGCGCTGGAGAAGCGCATGGTACAACTTGCTAAGACTAACTATATAGTTGAAAAGCGAGTAGGTAGCTGGCAAGTCGCCCGTGATACGTTTGAAGCACGTGGTGAAACATACAAGATGGAAATCTTGGATGAAAATATCAGTAAAGACGATCAACCAGCGCTATATCACCATGAAGAGTATGTTGATATGTGCCGGGGTCCTCATGTTCCAAACATGAAGTTTTGCCAACACTTTAAGTTAATGAGTGTTGCTGGTGCCTATTGGCGCGGTAACTCTGACAACAAGATGCTTCAACGTGTTTATGGTACTGCTTGGGCAGATAAGAAAGCACTTAAAGTCCATCTTAATCGTTTAGAAGAAGCGGCAAAACGCGATCATCGTAAGATAGGTAAACAGCTTGACCTTTATCATATGCAAGAGGAAGCACCTGGTATGGTGTTCTGGCATAACGATGGTTGGAGCCTGTTCCTTGAACTTGAGAAGTTTATTCGTCAAAAGCTAGGTCAATACACCTACCAAGAAGTGAAAGGTCCGTTAATGATGGATCGCGTACTTTGGGAACGCTCTGGACATTGGGATAAATACTCAGAGGCGATGTTCACAACTAACTCTGAAAATCGTGAATATGCGATTAAGCCGATGAACTGCCCAGGTCATGTGCAGATCTTCAATCAAGGTTTGAAGTCTTACCGTGATCTGCCACTTCGTATGGCTGAGTTTGGTTGTTGTCACCGCAATGAGCCATCGGGTTCATTACACGGCTTAATGCGTGTTCGCGGCTTTACTCAAGATGATGCCCATGTTTTCTGTACTGAAGATCAAGTTCAGCAAGAGGTGAGTGCTTGTATTAAGATGGTTTACGATACTTATGAGACCTTTGGCTTCAAAGATATCGTGGTTAAGCTCTCTACACGTCCAGAAAAACGCATCGGTGACGATGATATGTGGGATCGCGCGGAAGAAGCACTTAAACAAGCGCTAACAGCGAATGATATCGCCTATGAAATCTTACCTGGTGAAGGTGCTTTCTATGGTCCTAAAATTGAATTTACACTCCATGACTGTCTAGATCGTGCATGGCAGTGTGGTACGGTTCAGCTAGATTACGCACTACCAGGACGTCTTGGTGCAACTTATGTTGCTGAAGACAATAGTCGCCAAACTCCAGTGATGATCCACCGTGCAATATTAGGCTCATTAGAGCGTTTCTTAGGCATTCTAATCGAAGAGTATGCGGGTAAATTCCCTACTTGGTTAGCGCCTATGCAAGCCGTTGTGATGAATATTACCGACAAACAGTCCGATTATGTCGACGAAGTCGTAAATATTTTAAAAGAAAACGGTATTCGTGCCTCTAAAGACTTGAGGAATGAGAAGATAGGCTTTAAGATACGCGAACACACACTAAGGCGTGTACCTTATTTATTGGTCGTAGGTGATCAAGAGATGGAAAATAAGGAAGTTGCGGTGCGAACCAGAGATGGTGTTGACTTAGGTAAGATTCAAATTTCTGAATTTGCATCTAAGATAAAAGAACAAATTTCGCTCCGTAGTCTCAATTTGTTGGAGGAATAG